In the genome of Amphiura filiformis chromosome 4, Afil_fr2py, whole genome shotgun sequence, one region contains:
- the LOC140150348 gene encoding uncharacterized protein: MKDDTGYQEAKKLLQKRFGNVHRIAEAYLSKMRAWPNITNEDSSGLQEMSLFLMECKNTMESLGYTSELHSTANIRLLVGKLPYKMKDRWRQRVDYIEEDVGRPVRFEDFSLFVEKQARIQNNAAFGKISDKEGNNNKGANSRPKVKRNFATSTDESFAANTAADQKADKKSCNYCEKENHNLDNCFKLMKLPAEQKLKYLKEQGMCFGCLKKAKHISKACTNKLSCNKCNKNHPTVLHLERLDTASKKQDTAPKNKEEKVTNAGVCHCHHTGAGDNSSPCIIPVKIRSSSTGITVETYAYLDSGSDATFCTKNLSQQLNLKGRSTTLDIQTMTGSRKVNSRILQGLEIYDMDTKNSVMLPKVYTKEEIPARMDHVVTQEQISSWSYLEKVCLTRLEDEANAHIGLLIGNNVPQVFEPWEVIHSSNDGPYACRTLLGWTVYGMNNKSSSPLTITRTRVEETLDHQLVKLFNHDFTERITEDLPEKSLNDQQFLADVNNTTRLIEGHYQIGLPLKDHNKKFPNNRQHSKQK, encoded by the coding sequence ATGAAAGATGATACCGGATATCAAGAGGCTAAGAAGCTGCTTCAGAAGAGATTTGGTAATGTACATCGCATTGCGGAAGCATATCTCTCCAAAATGAGGGCGTGGCCTAATATCACCAATGAAGACTCATCAGGCTTACAAGAGATGTCCTTGTTTTTGATGGAATGTAAAAATACCATGGAGTCTCTTGGCTATACTAGTGAGCTGCACAGCACTGCGAATATTAGACTGCTTGTTGGCAAACTTCCTTACAAGATGAAGGACAGATGGCGTCAAAGAGTAGACTATATTGAAGAAGATGTGGGTCGTCCGGTTAGGTTTGAGGATTTTTCCCTCTTTGTTGAGAAACAAGCAAGAATTCAGAACAATGCTGCATTTGGGAAAATAAGTGACAAAGAAGGTAATAATAATAAAGGTGCAAATAGCAGGCCTAAAGTGAAGAGGAACTTTGCTACAAGTACAGATGAAAGTTTTGCTGCAAATACTGCTGCAGACCAGAAGGCAGATAAAAAATCCTGCAACTACTGTGAGAAAGAGAACCATAATTTGGACAACTGCTTCAAATTAATGAAGTTACCAGCGGAGCAAAAGCTGAAGTATCTGAAAGAGCAAGGTATGTGCTTTGGCTGCCTTAAAAAGGCAAAGCACATCAGTAAAGCGTGCACGAATAAATTATCATGCAACAAGTGTAATAAAAATCACCCCACAGTGCTTCACCTAGAAAGGCTAGACACAGCATCCAAGAAGCAAGACACAGCACCCAAGAATAAAGAAGAAAAGGTGACAAATGCTGGTGTATGTCATTGTCATCATACAGGCGCCGGAGATAATTCATCGCCGTGCATCATTCCTGTAAAAATCAGATCAAGTTCTACAGGAATCACTGTGGAAACTTATGCATACTTAGACTCGGGTAGCGATGCTACATTTTGTACTAAGAATTTAAGCCAGCAACTCAATCTTAAAGGAAGGTCTACTACGTTAGATATTCAGACCATGACTGGAAGCAGGAAGGTCAATAGTAGAATCCTACAGGGACTAGAAATTTATGACATGGACACGAAAAACAGTGTGATGCTGCCAAAGGTATACACCAAGGAGGAAATTCCTGCACGCATGGATCATGTTGTCACTCAGGAGCAGATTTCAAGCTGGTCATATTTAGAGAAAGTGTGTCTAACCAGATTGGAAGATGAAGCAAATGCACACATAGGTCTGCTCATCGGGAATAATGTGCCACAAGTCTTCGAACCCTGGGAAGTGATACATAGCAGCAATGATGGTCCATATGCCTGCAGAACTTTGCTTGGCTGGACGGTGTATGGGATGAACAATAAATCATCGTCACCGCTTACCATAACAAGAACAAGAGTGGAAGAAACGCTCGACCACCAGCTGGTGAAGTTATTCAACCATGATTTCACAGAGCGCATCACTGAAGACCTACCAGAGAAGAGTTTGAATGACCAACAGTTTCTAGCTGATGTAAACAACACAACTAGACTCATTGAAGGTCACTACCAGATAGGATTACCCCTCAAAGATCACAACAAGAAATTTCCCAACAATAGACAGCACAGCAAGCAGAAGTGA
- the LOC140150349 gene encoding uncharacterized protein translates to MINKEYAQKVPEEEEIGESGRTWYIPHHGVYHPRKNKLRVVYDCAVNYMGHSLNKELLQGPDLTSSLVGVMLRFRQECIAVTADIESMFHQVQVPESDRNLLRFLWWPEGEVDKPLQTYRMKVHLFGATSSPSCANYALRRTAEEAGVKYDKMTCSDQLNLKKAVDLVSDLKKACKDGGFNLTKWTSNIRTVLQSIPEEDRSKDMALVDLDTENLPTERVLGMLWSPEADKFGYQITVKDRPPTYSKRNTISGQFCVRPAGIHQSSNLTSKATDARIMQAQDWMG, encoded by the exons ATGATAAACAAGGAATACGCCCAGAAGGTGCCTGAAGAAGAAGAAATAGGTGAATCTGGTAGAACGTGGTACATTCCACATCATGGGGTGTACCACCCCAGAAAGAACAAATTGCGTGTTGTTTATGATTGTGCAGTCAACTATATGGGACATTCACTCAACAAGGAGTTGTTACAAGGCCCCGATCTTACTAGTTCATTAGTAGGAGTGATGCTGCGATTTAGACAAGAATGCATTGCGGTGACAGCAGACATTGAAAGTATGTTTCACCAGGTTCAGGTACCGGAAAGTGATCGCAACTTACTGCGTTTCCTTTGGTGGCCGGAAGGAGAAGTAGATAAACCCTTGCAGACTTATCGCATGAAGGTCCATTTATTTGGAGCCACCTCGTCGCCATCTTGTGCGAACTATGCTCTCAGAAGAACAGCAGAAGAAGCTGGAGTCAAGTACGACAAA ATGACATGCTCAGATCAGTTAAATCTGAAGAAAGCTGTTGATCTTGTGAGTGATCTAAAGAAGGCTTGTAAAGACGGCGGGTTCAACTTGACTAAGTGGACAAGCAACATCCGCACAGTGCTTCAGTCTATACCTGAGGAAGATAGATCCAAGGACATGGCACTCGTAGATTTGGACACTGAAAATCTACCCACAGAAAGAGTGCTAGGAATGTTGTGGTCCCCTGAAGCTGACAAATTTGGATATCAAATAACAGTGAAAGACCGCCCACCCACCTACTCGAAGAGGAATACTATCAGTGGTCAGTTCTGTGTACGACCCGCTGGGATTCATCAGTCCAGCAATCTTACCAGCAAAGCAACTGATGCAAGAATTATGCAAGCTCAAGATTGGATGGGATGA
- the LOC140150350 gene encoding uncharacterized protein, giving the protein MWQQWIAELPKLEPLTVDRCYKPPHFGKVNSTQLHHFADASLKGYGTVSYLRSENEDGDIHCALVIAKARVAPVKQVTVPRLELNASTVAVRVNTMIQHELDIPINKTVFWIDSVTVLRYINNEAARFKTFVANRLGVIHDGSHASQWRFKRTLN; this is encoded by the coding sequence ATGTGGCAACAGTGGATAGCGGAGTTACCAAAGTTGGAACCTCTAACAGTTGACAGATGTTATAAGCCACCACATTTTGGCAAGGTGAACTCAACACAATTGCATCACTTCGCGGATGCCAGCTTGAAGGGCTATGGTACTGTGAGTTATTTGAGGTCTGAGAATGAAGATGGCGATATTCACTGTGCTTTAGTTATTGCCAAAGCAAGAGTTGCACCGGTGAAACAAGTAACAGTACCCAGGCTAGAACTCAATGCTTCAACAGTTGCAGTGAGAGTGAACACTATGATCCAGCATGAACTTGATATTCCAATCAACAAGACAGTCTTCTGGATTGACAGTGTGACAGTTTTGAGATACATCAACAATGAGGCTGCACGCTTCAAGACATTTGTAGCCAATAGACTTGGAGTGATCCATGATGGCTCACATGCATCACAGTGGAGGTTCAAGAGGACTCTTAATTGA
- the LOC140150351 gene encoding uncharacterized protein has product MEVKKVNVMMVQDGKETKSQKEENVVNVKDDDEVKGKKVKDRVEDEMNGVEMLMKHFSSWHRLKKAIAWILKVKKQLIQRSRERKKAHLSTKDSNASQPSDKDQEQKTQKGCIQPLTVSDMQDAEKAAIGIAQRKAFPQEIAILESKTSSPGSRRGKDGVKLKKISSISKLNPFVKDGILRVGGRLARAAMPEDEKFPVILPKESCITDLVMREIHEITGHGGRNHMLSRLQGRFWIVSANSTARRIIGSCVTCRKQRAKVAEQQMADLPRSRVNPEEAPFTRVGVDYFGPVEVKRGRSVVKRYGMVFTCLAVRAIHIEKADTLETDSCICAIRRFIARRGQVKEVWSDNGTNLVGAKRELQEQIRKWNQAQIHSELLQDHVDWRFNPPAGSHFGGVWERMIRTIRKVMMSVSKEQMLTDEALQTLFCEAEAVVNSRPITKVSSDAGDLEALTPNHLLLLKGKPTLPPTLTEKTDQYAKKMATSTIHV; this is encoded by the coding sequence ATGGAAGTGAAGAAGGTGAATGTGATGATGGTACAAGATGGCAAAGAGACAAAGAGTCAGAAGGAAGAGAATGTTGTGAACGTGAAGGATGATGATGAAGTGAAAGGTAAGAAGGTGAAGGATAGAGTTGAAGATGAAATGAATGGAGTGGAAATGCTGATGAAACACTTTTCATCATGGCACCGCCTGAAGAAAGCAATCGCTTGGATCCTGAAGGTGAAGAAACAACTCATTCAGAGGagcagagaaagaaagaaagctcaTTTGAGCACAAAGGACTCTAATGCCAGCCAACCATCAGACAAAGATCAGGAGCAGAAAACTCAAAAAGGTTGTATCCAGCCACTCACAGTGTCTGACATGCAAGACGCTGAAAAGGCAGCTATTGGAATTGCACAGAGAAAAGCATTTCCACAAGAGATAGCGATATTGGAAAGCAAGACTAGTAGTCCTGGTAGCAGAAGAGGTAAAGACGGTGTGAAGTTGAAGAAGATAAGTTCAATATCCAAGTTGAACCCTTTTGTGAAAGATGGCATACTAAGAGTCGGTGGTCGTCTTGCCAGAGCTGCTATGCCAGAAGATGAGAAATTCCCTGTGATTTTGCCAAAGGAGAGCTGTATAACTGATCTGGTAATGCGTGAGATCCATGAAATTACAGGACATGGAGGACGTAATCATATGCTGTCACGCTTACAAGGGAGGTTCTGGATAGTGAGCGCAAATTCAACTGCCAGAAGGATAATTGGAAGTTGTGTTACTTGCAGGAAACAGAGAGCAAAGGTCGCTGAGCAACAAATGGCAGATCTTCCAAGATCCAGAGTGAACCCAGAAGAAGCACCATTTACTAGAGTTGGTGTTGATTATTTTGGACCAGTAGAAGTAAAGAGAGGACGAAGTGTAGTCAAGAGATACGGCATGGTCTTCACCTGCCTAGCTGTTAGAGCTATCCACATTGAAAAGGCTGACACACTTGAAACAGATTCTTGTATCTGTGCAATACGCCGCTTTATTGCAAGGAGAGGCCAAGTCAAGGAAGTATGGTCAGACAACGGCACAAATTTAGTAGGTGCTAAAAGGGAGCTACAAGAACAAATACGCAAGTGGAATCAAGCACAGATTCACAGTGAGCTTCTACAAGATCATGTAGATTGGAGATTTAATCCACCCGCGGGGTCTCACTTTGGAGGTGTTTGGGAGAGGATGATCAGGACCATCAGAAAGGTGATGATGTCTGTGTCCAAGGAGCAGATGTTGACTGATGAAGCTCTGCAAACACTCTTTTGTGAAGCTGAAGCAGTAGTAAACAGCAGACCCATTACTAAAGTCTCAAGTGATGCGGGAGATCTTGAAGCACTTACCCCCAATCACCTGCTTTTGCTTAAAGGCAAACCGACACTTCCACCAACTTTGACAGAAAAAACAGATCAGTATGCCAAAAAGATGGCGACAAGTACAATACATGTCTGA